GCCGGCGGTGGTGTTCGAGATGATATCCGAAATGAAAGCAGGTGGCGAGGCTCGCCAGGGTACCGAACTCGTCGCTCCGAGTGTTGTGCTGATCAATGAATGCCTGCTCGTGCCCGTCATCGAGGTGCCGGTGCGGACGATAGGTGCCGAAATAGAACAGCTGGAGCGAAGAAAGCAGCGCCGGCACTCCATAGAGCAGGACTATCTGCGCCATCGGGATGCCGACTAACAACCAGTAGATACCGACGACGGTGTGGACGTACAGCAGCGATTGCCACCCGAAATAGCGTTTGAAAAATGTCGCATACCAGCGCGCGAAATTGCGCGGGTTTTGCTCGTCGAAATCAGGATCGCCCTTGCGGCCTGCGAGCTTGTGATGGGTGAAATGCGCATCGCGCAGCTTCTTCCACGCGAAACCCGCATATAGGAACAGCAACACGGTCCCGATCCGCGAATTCGTCTTCGGCTTGCCGGGTACAAGGCTCCCGTGCATCGCATCGTGGCAGACGATGAACACCCCGACCGAAAGCCAGCACTGGACCGCCGCCATTGCGATCGCCAGCGGCAGGTTCGCCCAAGTGAGCTCGAATACAAACATCGCATAGGTGTGAAGGCCCAGCCATCCGCCCGCAATCAGTGTCGCCAGCGTAAGGCCGACCTTCGCCTGCATCGCGCGGCTCGGGAGGGAAATGTCAGGGCTCATTTCAGGAAGATACGCACGAGACGACCATGCGGGTGCGTATAGCGCCCTCGCCTCGCCGCATAAAGGGAAGCGATCAATCGCTATCGGGGAAAAAGAATTCGCGCATGTGTTCGCCGATCCGCGCGGGGCGCAGGGTTTCGGCGTCGATGCAGCACCAGCTCGATTTCACCTCCGCCAGCACTTCTTCCCGGCGCTTGATCACGGTCGAGTAGAATGCGCGCGCGCCCTTGAAGTGCTCCAGAACGGTGCTCGCGATCACGTCGTCTTCGAGGAAAGCGGGCTTGCGATAGGTGATCTCGTGCTTGAGCGCGACCCATGCCTTGCTCGCGACCTCTTCCGCAGGCGCAAGCTTGTTCCAGTGCGCCAGAACCGCATCCTGGACCCAGTTCAGATAGCGCGCATTGTTGACGTGCCCCATGAAATCGATGTCTTCGGGCACGACCTTGATCGGGAAAGCAAAGGGATTCGTTGCTGACATAAGTGTCAGTTAGCCGGAATTTGCTTTCAATTCCATGACGATCTTGCAAATTTTCATACGCGCTTGCCACTGTTGCCGACATGTCGCTATCTGGCGGGCGAAAGACAGGAACCAATGGCCAGCCGACCGCGCACGCTTTACGAGAAAATCTGGGACGATCACGTCGTCGAAACCCGCGACGACGGGACGTCGCTCGTCTATATCGATCGCCATCTCGTCCACGAAGTGACGAGCCCGCAGGCTTTCGAGGCGCTGCGGATTTCCGGTCGCAAGGTGCGTCGCCCCGAACTGACGCTCGCCGTGCCCGATCACAACCTGCCGACCACGCCGCGTATCGGCGCGGACGGGACGCGGCTGCCGATTGCCGACCCTCAGAGCGCGGCCCAGCTTGCCGCCCTCGAGAAAAATGCGCCCGAGTTCGGCA
The Erythrobacter sp. THAF29 DNA segment above includes these coding regions:
- a CDS encoding fatty acid desaturase, with the protein product MSPDISLPSRAMQAKVGLTLATLIAGGWLGLHTYAMFVFELTWANLPLAIAMAAVQCWLSVGVFIVCHDAMHGSLVPGKPKTNSRIGTVLLFLYAGFAWKKLRDAHFTHHKLAGRKGDPDFDEQNPRNFARWYATFFKRYFGWQSLLYVHTVVGIYWLLVGIPMAQIVLLYGVPALLSSLQLFYFGTYRPHRHLDDGHEQAFIDQHNTRSDEFGTLASLATCFHFGYHLEHHRRPDVPWWALPEARRAGVGDSAGQREKHGRIAV
- a CDS encoding thioesterase family protein translates to MSATNPFAFPIKVVPEDIDFMGHVNNARYLNWVQDAVLAHWNKLAPAEEVASKAWVALKHEITYRKPAFLEDDVIASTVLEHFKGARAFYSTVIKRREEVLAEVKSSWCCIDAETLRPARIGEHMREFFFPDSD